CTGGACAAAACCAAGCGATCGCCCCAGGCAGTAGCTTCACGGTCGTAGGCACTTATGGCTACACCCCGATGGAGCAGTTTGGCGGTCGCGCTGTCCCTGCTTCCGATTCATACGCATTGGGTGCAACTTTAGTGCATTTGCTCACAGGCGTTGACCCGGCTGATTTACCTCAGCAAAATTTGCGGCTGCAATGGCAGGCCCAGGCTCCTAGTGATCTCAGTCCTGCCTGGACTCAGTGGATTGATACCCTAATCGCTCCTGCCGTAGAGCAACGTTTTTCAACAGCTCAACAAGCTCTAGCGGCCCAACCCCGTGTAGAGGCGATCGCTGATCCGGTAGGCTTGGTAGCTCCTACTGTTACAGATCAGAGGGCGATCGTGGCTCCACCCACTACCAGTCAGATTCGCATCCATCAGTCTTCTACCACCTTTCAAGTTGAAATCGCTCCTACAGCAGCTTGGTCTGCCCCAGCGCGATTCAGTGGCAGGCTATTACTAACGATGGGGATGCTGTCTTTACCGCTCTGGCTAGCGGTGCTGGCTATTGTGCCCCTGGCTCCTCTGGCCGTCTTTCCAGAAACAATGCTGCCGTTGGTCGTTAGCACACCATTTCTCCTGTTCTTACACGCATTTTTCCTGGCTGGGTTGGGGGTCTTTAGTTCCTTGGGGCAGGAGGCGATGCAGCTAGGGCAACTCATCCAAGGTCAGCAGTCGCTATCTTTAACTCAGCATTGCTTAGCGATTGAGTCTCGTTTGTGGGGGATGAGCTATCGCTGGCAGCATGAACCCACCCGAAATATTCAGCAGGTCAGAAAAGCGGCTCTAGGTAGCATTGCTTTACAAGCCCTTGGTAAAACCCATCTCTTTGGCCTCGGTTTAGCAGCTGCAGAACAAGAGTGGCTGGTTCAGGAAATGCAAGCCTGGCTCCAAACTTACGTTTCGGTGCCCAGTCAAGCAACTGAGTTAAATGAGTTGTAGGCTTATAATTCCATTTGCCAGG
The Trichocoleus sp. FACHB-46 genome window above contains:
- a CDS encoding serine/threonine-protein kinase — protein: MQAGQILQGRYQLQQPLGQPLGQTSQQNAARQTWLAIDLASNQATETPKSVVIKLLGFNPQLQWDNWKLFEREAQILQQLDHPRVPRCHTQFSLEPVAGVAWFGFVQDYIPGTSLQQLLDQGYRFTATEVHRFASQVLEILADLHSLCPPLLHRDLKPSNLILTPEQQIYLVDFGSGQNQAIAPGSSFTVVGTYGYTPMEQFGGRAVPASDSYALGATLVHLLTGVDPADLPQQNLRLQWQAQAPSDLSPAWTQWIDTLIAPAVEQRFSTAQQALAAQPRVEAIADPVGLVAPTVTDQRAIVAPPTTSQIRIHQSSTTFQVEIAPTAAWSAPARFSGRLLLTMGMLSLPLWLAVLAIVPLAPLAVFPETMLPLVVSTPFLLFLHAFFLAGLGVFSSLGQEAMQLGQLIQGQQSLSLTQHCLAIESRLWGMSYRWQHEPTRNIQQVRKAALGSIALQALGKTHLFGLGLAAAEQEWLVQEMQAWLQTYVSVPSQATELNEL